From a single Methanofollis sp. W23 genomic region:
- the cofC gene encoding 2-phospho-L-lactate guanylyltransferase, producing MAIDAIIPFKPKNPKTRLSCVMEQAEREAFARAMLSDVLGAVRAAGCAPTLISTSPFEHPDARVVEDPAGLDDSLNRVLAHAQGPVLIIMADLPLATPEAVRRMIETDAQMAIAPGLGGGTNAIFVKEPSRYHVNYYGASFCKHMAIAAEAGLSCEVTDSFRLHTDVDEKEDLVEVLIHGRESAACRCLESLGFALSIEHGRVGVERRAHKETL from the coding sequence ATGGCCATAGACGCGATCATTCCATTCAAGCCGAAGAACCCCAAGACCCGCCTCTCCTGTGTCATGGAGCAGGCGGAACGGGAGGCGTTCGCCCGAGCCATGCTCTCGGACGTCCTCGGCGCCGTCCGTGCGGCGGGGTGCGCCCCCACACTCATCAGCACCAGCCCCTTCGAACACCCTGACGCCAGAGTCGTCGAAGACCCTGCAGGCCTCGACGACTCATTAAACCGTGTGCTTGCACATGCGCAAGGGCCGGTCCTCATCATCATGGCAGACCTCCCCCTCGCCACCCCTGAGGCGGTCAGGAGGATGATCGAGACCGACGCCCAGATGGCGATCGCTCCAGGCCTTGGTGGGGGGACGAACGCGATCTTTGTGAAAGAGCCCTCCAGGTACCATGTGAACTACTATGGCGCAAGTTTCTGCAAACACATGGCGATCGCCGCCGAAGCAGGACTGTCATGTGAGGTCACCGACTCGTTCAGGCTTCACACCGATGTCGACGAAAAAGAGGACCTGGTCGAGGTCCTGATCCACGGCCGGGAGTCGGCCGCCTGCAGGTGCCTCGAGTCACTCGGATTTGCCCTTTCCATCGAACATGGCAGGGTCGGCGTGGAGCGCCGCGCCCATAAAGAGACACTCTGA
- the cofE gene encoding coenzyme F420-0:L-glutamate ligase produces the protein MSRWYAVYALETGMVQDGDDIGEKVVAAAEAAPCEGIRDGDIILIAETAVATAEGRVVSLDGVVPSEEARRLAVRYAMDPAITEVVLQESDRVVGGIPGFLLTLKNGTLLPNAGTDHSNTPEGTVVPLPLDPNASAGRVRAAVRTRLGVNVGVLVIDSRTHAMRLGCSGVAIGCAGLSAVVDETGRRDLFGRELEVTKRAVGDCLASAAELLMGEADECVPAVLVRGTGIELNEDYGIPSIDTSECLFMGAALHADPAMFDGKGKSE, from the coding sequence ATGAGCCGGTGGTATGCGGTGTATGCCCTGGAGACCGGCATGGTCCAGGACGGCGACGACATCGGCGAGAAGGTAGTCGCAGCCGCAGAGGCCGCACCCTGCGAGGGGATCAGGGACGGCGACATCATCCTGATCGCCGAGACGGCGGTGGCGACAGCCGAAGGGAGGGTGGTCAGTCTTGACGGGGTCGTCCCCTCCGAAGAGGCACGCCGCCTCGCCGTGCGCTATGCCATGGACCCGGCGATCACCGAGGTGGTCCTCCAGGAGAGCGACCGGGTGGTCGGCGGCATCCCTGGATTCCTGCTCACCCTCAAAAACGGGACGCTCCTCCCGAACGCCGGGACCGACCACTCAAATACCCCTGAGGGGACGGTCGTACCCCTGCCCCTCGACCCCAATGCTTCGGCAGGAAGGGTGAGAGCAGCGGTGCGCACCCGCCTCGGCGTCAACGTCGGGGTGCTCGTCATCGACTCGCGCACCCACGCGATGCGCCTTGGATGCAGCGGTGTCGCCATCGGGTGCGCGGGGCTCTCGGCCGTCGTCGACGAGACTGGCAGGCGCGACCTCTTCGGGCGCGAGCTCGAGGTGACCAAGCGCGCGGTCGGCGACTGTCTGGCCTCGGCCGCCGAACTCCTGATGGGCGAGGCTGACGAGTGCGTCCCGGCCGTGCTGGTGCGCGGCACGGGTATCGAACTCAACGAAGACTACGGCATCCCTTCGATCGATACGTCAGAGTGTCTCTTTATGGGCGCGGCGCTCCACGCCGACCCTGCCATGTTCGATGGAAAGGGCAAATCCGAGTGA
- the folP gene encoding dihydropteroate synthase gives MQPCTVNGMQVGGGAPVRLMGVINCSPESFFSGSYVPEETVRERAFQMIDAGADLIDLGARSTAPHSVPITVEEEVDRITAALSALDGSGVTISVDTMYPEVLEACLRHDVHVINDISGLSNPEYARTAADSGLPVIGMAAQNLPGDPRGTEATLAALKDVVVRAEKAGVTDLILDPGVGNWTPERTFADDWDLCRHFDRFQELGYPVLIAISRKSYLGGLIDRPSEERLAATLAVTTRLLPHADMVRAHDVAATRDVILVVREMEKEL, from the coding sequence ATGCAACCCTGCACAGTAAACGGGATGCAGGTCGGCGGCGGGGCACCGGTCCGCCTGATGGGCGTGATCAACTGCAGCCCTGAATCCTTTTTTTCCGGCTCATATGTACCTGAAGAGACAGTGCGAGAACGCGCCTTCCAGATGATCGATGCAGGCGCCGACCTCATCGACCTGGGGGCGCGGTCCACGGCTCCTCACTCGGTCCCGATCACCGTCGAGGAGGAGGTCGACCGGATCACCGCGGCCCTCTCTGCCCTCGACGGTTCAGGGGTCACCATCTCGGTGGACACCATGTACCCCGAGGTGCTGGAGGCCTGCCTGCGCCATGACGTCCATGTGATCAACGACATCAGCGGGCTTTCAAACCCCGAGTACGCCAGGACCGCCGCCGACTCAGGCCTCCCTGTCATCGGGATGGCGGCACAGAACCTCCCAGGCGACCCGCGTGGGACCGAGGCGACCCTTGCGGCCCTCAAAGATGTTGTCGTGCGGGCCGAGAAGGCAGGCGTCACCGACCTCATCCTCGACCCAGGCGTCGGGAACTGGACGCCTGAGCGGACCTTTGCCGACGACTGGGACCTCTGCCGGCACTTCGACCGTTTCCAGGAACTCGGATATCCGGTCCTGATCGCGATCTCACGAAAGTCCTATCTCGGCGGCCTCATCGACAGGCCCTCCGAGGAACGGTTGGCCGCCACCCTCGCGGTCACGACCAGGCTCCTGCCACATGCCGACATGGTCAGGGCCCATGACGTCGCCGCCACCAGGGACGTCATTCTGGTGGTCAGGGAGATGGAGAAAGAGTTATGA
- the folD gene encoding bifunctional methylenetetrahydrofolate dehydrogenase/methenyltetrahydrofolate cyclohydrolase FolD, producing MILNGKTLSEKRLKLLTEEIKKSGICPCLATVLVGDDPASHMYVRMKHKACEKVGITSVGAELPAEATTAEVLATVERLNKDPEVSGILVQLPLPPQVNTQAVIDAVSPEKDVDGFHPTSIGRLYSGHPGFVPCTPQGIMTMLAEYGIEIAGKNAVVVGRSVDVGRPMAALLLNADATVTICHSKTQDLPAIMQQADILVSGIGKARFVTSEMVKEGAVVIDVGINHDENGKLCGDVDFDAVVEKASAITPVPGGVGPMTIATLMENTLKAARAMSCNPAQ from the coding sequence ATGATACTCAACGGCAAGACCCTCTCTGAGAAGAGACTCAAACTCCTCACAGAAGAGATCAAGAAATCGGGCATCTGTCCATGCCTCGCCACTGTGTTGGTAGGGGACGACCCCGCCTCCCATATGTACGTCAGGATGAAACACAAGGCCTGCGAGAAGGTCGGGATCACCTCGGTCGGTGCTGAACTCCCTGCCGAGGCGACTACGGCCGAGGTGCTCGCCACCGTGGAAAGGCTTAACAAGGACCCAGAGGTCTCCGGGATTCTGGTCCAACTCCCCCTCCCGCCGCAGGTCAACACTCAGGCAGTAATCGACGCCGTCTCTCCTGAAAAGGACGTGGACGGGTTCCACCCGACCAGCATCGGCCGCCTCTATTCCGGGCACCCGGGGTTCGTCCCCTGTACCCCGCAGGGGATCATGACGATGCTTGCCGAGTACGGGATCGAGATCGCCGGAAAGAACGCCGTCGTCGTGGGGCGGAGCGTGGATGTCGGACGGCCGATGGCCGCTCTGCTCCTCAACGCCGACGCAACCGTGACGATATGCCACTCCAAGACCCAGGATCTCCCTGCGATCATGCAGCAGGCCGACATCCTTGTCTCAGGGATCGGCAAGGCAAGATTTGTAACCTCTGAGATGGTCAAAGAGGGCGCCGTGGTCATCGACGTCGGGATCAACCACGACGAGAACGGCAAACTCTGTGGAGACGTGGACTTTGACGCGGTGGTCGAGAAGGCGTCGGCCATCACCCCGGTACCCGGCGGTGTCGGGCCGATGACCATCGCCACCCTGATGGAGAATACTCTCAAGGCGGCCAGGGCGATGTCATGCAACCCTGCACAGTAA
- the glyA gene encoding serine hydroxymethyltransferase, which translates to MSSLANTDPEIAALIEKERLRQTNGLELIASENVVSKAVLETAGSILTNKYAEGYPGKRYYGGCEYYDIIENLAKDRLCTLFGAEHANVQAHSGSGANMAVYFSTINYGDKIMSMKLSEGGHLSHGSPVSFSGKRYNVVQYGVDHETEVLDYAALDEMARKEKPQMIVCGASAYPREIDFKVFGEIAEEVGAYCVADIAHIAGLVATGLHNSPVDVLPFTTTTTHKTLRGPRGGAIMCREEFGQAIDKAIFPGLQGGPLMHIIAAKAVCFKEASTQSYKDYCKQVVANARTLAETLDSEGFRLVSGGTDNHLMLLDLSDKGLTGLDAENALHDAGITVNKNTIPRETLSPFVTSGLRIGTPAVTSRGMKEEEMKSIGHFIATVLNDIENKEKIADVKTEVEALASKFSIYAVTE; encoded by the coding sequence ATGTCTAGTCTTGCCAATACCGATCCCGAAATCGCAGCACTCATCGAAAAAGAGCGGCTGCGGCAGACAAACGGGCTTGAACTGATCGCATCTGAAAATGTTGTCTCCAAGGCAGTCCTCGAAACCGCGGGCTCGATCCTGACCAACAAATATGCAGAAGGCTACCCCGGCAAGCGCTACTACGGGGGATGCGAGTACTACGACATCATCGAGAACCTCGCAAAAGACCGCCTGTGCACCCTCTTCGGTGCGGAGCACGCCAACGTCCAGGCCCACTCGGGCTCTGGCGCCAACATGGCCGTCTACTTCTCCACCATCAACTACGGCGACAAGATCATGTCCATGAAGCTCTCCGAGGGCGGCCACCTCTCCCATGGATCCCCGGTGAGTTTCTCGGGCAAGAGATACAACGTCGTCCAGTACGGCGTCGACCACGAGACCGAAGTGCTCGACTACGCCGCCCTCGACGAGATGGCCAGGAAAGAGAAGCCCCAGATGATCGTCTGCGGCGCCTCGGCCTACCCGCGCGAGATCGACTTCAAGGTCTTTGGCGAGATCGCCGAAGAGGTCGGGGCCTACTGTGTGGCCGACATCGCCCACATCGCCGGGCTTGTCGCCACCGGACTCCACAACTCTCCCGTCGACGTCCTCCCCTTCACCACGACAACCACCCACAAGACCCTCCGCGGCCCTCGCGGCGGAGCGATCATGTGCCGTGAAGAGTTCGGGCAGGCTATCGACAAAGCCATCTTCCCTGGTCTGCAGGGCGGGCCGCTGATGCACATCATCGCCGCCAAGGCCGTCTGCTTCAAGGAAGCCTCGACCCAGTCATACAAAGACTACTGCAAGCAGGTCGTCGCCAATGCACGGACCCTCGCCGAGACCCTTGACAGCGAAGGGTTCCGTCTCGTCTCAGGCGGCACCGACAACCACCTGATGCTCCTCGACCTCTCCGACAAGGGGCTCACCGGACTCGACGCCGAGAACGCCCTTCACGACGCCGGCATCACCGTCAACAAGAACACCATCCCGCGCGAGACCCTCTCTCCCTTCGTGACGAGTGGGCTGCGGATCGGCACCCCGGCAGTCACCTCACGGGGCATGAAAGAAGAGGAGATGAAGAGCATCGGGCACTTCATCGCCACTGTCCTCAACGACATCGAGAACAAGGAGAAGATCGCAGACGTGAAGACCGAGGTCGAGGCACTCGCGAGCAAGTTCTCCATCTACGCGGTAACAGAATGA